Genomic window (Candidatus Saccharibacteria bacterium oral taxon 488):
AATTGATGGCGAACTGCAATTAGACGCGGCAATCGTCCCGACTATCGGCCAGAAAAAATCACCGGACAGTCCGGTTGCTGGTCAGGCTAATGTCCTTGTGTTTCCTAATCTTGATTCTGGCAATATCGCGTATAAGTTAGCAGAACACCTGGCCGGCGGTCATGCGTACGGGCCAATCTTGCAGGGTTTTGCCCGACCGATCAGCGACTTATCGCGCGGCTCCAGCGTTGATGACGTGATCGGCGCCACGCTCATCACTGCCAGCATGGCGCGGGGTACACGCCTAGCAACGAAGGCTACTGGGTGACATACCACTGCGCAAATTGATGCCATTGCTGCAGCGTGTCGGTTCTAACCGCCAAGCCTTGGTCGCGCCGATCAAACACCTCGGACATCGTCAGGCCGTTACTGCCATCCATCGTAATAATCTTGTTGACCGACGCACCACTCTTGCCACGCGGCAGAGCGACAAACTTCCCCGGCTGATCAAAGATAAATGTCTGTAGAGTATGCCCGTCGTAATAGGCGACAATATCATGGAGGATAATCTGCCAATCGTCTTTATCGCGTAGCAGCGCCAAAAAATCCTCGGGCGTCAACCAGTGCGCGATATCCTTCATATAGCCACCCGGAAAGCCGCCGAGCGCGGGCACTTCCCAATTACTATCGTTGACAACAACCGGCTTGCCAGCCCTCTCGTACGCTGCCCGAACCTTAGCCTCGGTAATTTTCAATGGATCACGGTGCTGGATCTCATCAATATCTAGATTAATAATCTCCACCGCTATGTCGTATTGACTCAGCGTGGCTGTCGCTTCCTCGATTTTACGTGGGTTACCAGTGACGAGATTGATGTGTTTTGTCATGGGGTTTATTATAGCATTTCTTATTTTAGTGTAGCCGTAGCACTGGTTTTGCCATAGGGAATCCTTCGTCAACCAACCTCACTCAGCGCCTTTATAATATCCTCATCCCGTGAGACCGCACGAACGTTTGGTAGTTGTAAAAACCATTTCGGGTTATCATGAACGACGACCACTGGTTTACCAAGCGCTATCGCCATGCCAACTTCGTAGCGTGCGCTCTCCTGGTCGGATTCCCATAGATATACCAAAACATCGGCAGAACGAACAGCCTGAACTTCATCTTCCGGGCCGAAATTTGTCTCGTCATCTTTGTAATTATAGTACCAATTACACGGAATACTATAGCCGGAATCCTCTAGGGTTTTTGCCACGCGATTCGCCCTGTCGAGATTTTTGCCAGCTAGATAGATCACTTTCATATATAAATAATAGCATGTATTTATTCAAGTGTGGTGAGAAATTGACGGACAGCAGCAATTGGTTTGAAAGTGCCAGCGTCCTCATCTGGCGTTAATTCGGCACGAGTTTTACCCTCGTAGCCATCCGGGCAAAATATTTTATCCCAGCCAAAGCCGCCATCGCCTATGGGATGCTCAGAGATGGCGCCATGAAGTTCAGCGCGAAATAACTTGATCCGCTGGCCGTCGCAGTAGCCAAACACACATGCCGCTACTGCCGATCGGTCGTCAAAGCTATCGAGTATCCGACAGAGATTCTCTAAGCCGTTCGGCGCCTCGACAAAAAACTTGATAAACGGACCCGGCAGTCCACCGAGCGCTGTAAACTCAAGCGCCACATCCTCGACCAGAACCGGACATTTGGCGACCACATACGCCTGGCGAACCTTATGCTCAACAATCTCTTCCAAGCTCGTTGATTGAATCTCCATTAAATCAACTACCTGGTGCGTTAGTGGCAAGCCCAGCACACGCGCTAGAGCATCTGCTTTGTGTTGATTGCTAGTGATAAACGTAACTACCTTCATCACACTCACACCCGAGTTTTGGAGGTGATTTTCTGAAATCGTGGCACAGATTTCCCGTCCAGTACTATTGTTTCCGTAAACATACTGGCAGGGCGGGCAAATAGTTCATATTCATTTTCATAGAGAGGTCGGTAAATCACCAGGAGTTCTGCTGTCTCAGTTTCTAAGGCTAGGCCGATTACCTCGTATAGCTTGCCTGATTTGCCATGCCTGTACGTACCCTTGCTGACCCCCATATGATGGCTCTGCTTTTCGATATCCACTGTTTCTTCACGATACTTCCCTGGCTGGGCGCGCAGTATTTCCACCCATCTACTGTCATCCGTAAAATCATTGTATTCAATATAGTGCCGATTATCAAAGCCACCATTATCCTGCTTTTTACGCACCATTTCTTCTTGAACTTGCTCTATAGAAAAGCCAAAGGCCTGGCGCAGCGCGTCAACGACTTCTTGCAAATCAGCCAGCTCTTTGAGCGATTCATCACGCTGATTATCATCCAGCGGAATCTCATCTACCTCCTCGTGAACCTTGCGGAGCAGCTCGCGGCGAAACGCTTGCTTGTCTAATGTCCGGTACTCCGTATGCAAAAATTCTGGATCATCCAGGCACTTTTTTACCACTTTGTCGCGAACTAACTTTTGTAAGTAAAATCGGATCATCTAGTTACCTCCGTTGGGTTAATGTTTCAACGCCATCTTCATAAACCAATTCGCCAATCTCAACTTCGTAAATATGCTTATCATCACGAAACGCAAAAAATCGAACGGTTTTCTGCTGCTGCCAAGCTTGGATTATTTCCGCCCGCACGCCATCAGCGATGTCGCCAAATACCCAGAGCTCATCAGCGCGCGCCACCAGCGTATTATTGGCGCGCCGCACCGTGTCACGCTCCACCGCGTCGAGTAGAAAATAGTCAAAACTGGTAAACGGATTGATTGGTACAACGCCTTGTTCGAGTGCAAATTTCGTTACGAAAAATCTCATGTAAAAATATTTCTTTGACATCGCCGTAAACACAACCGTGTCGGCAGGTTTGATGGCGAGGGCGCGATGTGATTGCTGATTCATGATTATTACCTCCTTATTGTATAATCTCTAACAATGTTTGTTCATCAATAATTTTGGTGCCGTATTGTTCGGCTTTTTTCAATTTACTGGCGCCAACTTTACCGCCGGCTACCAAATATGTTGTATCTTTTGCAACAGCAGTTTGGAAGGTGCCACCAAGATCACGGATTTTTTCAGCAGCAACGTCGCGGCCCATCGACTGCAGGGTGCCGGTGATGACAAAACTTTGGCCAGCCAGACGGTCGGATTTTTGGCTAAACTGTGGCGCCACGCCCAAGTCAGCAAATTTTTTGAGCAGCATCACGTTATCTTCATCAGCAAACCACGCCACGATCGACTCGGCGACAATTTCGCCCACTCCGTCTACTTCGCGTAGCTCATCAATAGTCGCTTGGCTGAGCTTCTCAACACTTTCAAAGTGATTTGTGAGATCAATCGCTGTCTGCGCGCCAACATGCCGAATACCGAGACCAAATAAAAACCGCTCCAAGGCTGGCTGTTTCTTAGCAGCAATGGCATCAATGAGCTTTTGCGCAGAAATCTCAGCAAAGCGCTCCAGCTGCAGCAAATCATCTTTCGTCAACCGGTAAATATCCGCCAAATCGTTAACTAGCCCAGCCTCGACCAGCGCCTCGACATTTTTCTCGCCCAGCGTATCAATGTCCAGCGCACCTTTGGAGGCAAAGTGCGCTAGGGACCGCTTCAAAATCAGCGGGCCGCTCAAACCTTTAACGCGGTACACCGCCTCGCCTGCTGGCCGTATAAATTCTAGCTCCGGATATTGGCGCGACAGTTCTGCCGAATAATCAATTGGCTTAGAATCTGCCGGCCGCAATTCTTTCAAAACACTCTCAACCTGCGGGATGATATCGCCCGCCTTGAAAATCACCACCGTATCGCCGCGGCGCACATCCAGCCGAGCAATTTCGTCGGCGTTATGTAGGCTAGCGTGCTGCACCGTCGTACCTGCCACCACCACGGGGTCAAACACCGCTACTGGCGTGGCCGCACCGGTTCGACCGATGGAGATAACGATATCACGGACGATGGTCGTAGCTTCTTCGGCGGCAAATTTATACGCCACTGCCGCTCGCGGTGTCTTGCCAACGATGCCGAGCTCGGCAAACTGTCGCCGGTCGTTGAGCTTGATGACCGCTCCGTCGGTGTTAAACTGCAGTGACTGACGCACTTCATCCAGATGATCAACATAGCTCATCACTTCATCCAAGCCATAGACAATTTGTGTCTGCCGACTAGTGGTGATACCCAGCTCGTTCATCATTTGATAGCCAAAGGCAATCGTCGGCGTGTCCTCAAGGTTGTCGCGAATAATGTCATAGCCAACAAAATTGAGCGGACGCTCTGCCACCAGTTTTGGATCAAGCTGGCGAATCGTCCCCGCCGCCAAGTTACGCGGATTAGCAAATTCTGGCTGACCGGCCGCTCGCCGACGCTGGTTTAATGCTGCAAAGTCAGCCTTGTGCATCACAATTTCACCACGAATTTCCGTTCGACCACGCAAAAAATGAGCAAATCGTTGATTGGCGCGTAGTGTCAGCGGCACATTCTGAATCGTCCGCACATTCATGGTCACATCTTCACCAACTAGTCCGTCGCCCCGCGTCACGGCCCGTGTCAGCACACCGTCCTCATAAATCAGCGCACACGCCAAGCCGTCCATTTTGATATCACACAAAAATTCTTCAGTGATATCACTACGCACTTTGTGCATACGCTCTATCCACGCCGCAACTTCCGCCCTGTCAAACACATCCTGCAGTGAAATCATCCGCGTCTGGTGCTGAACCTTGGTAAATTTACTGAGCGCTTTTCCTGCCACCCGCTGGGTTGGGCTGTCTGGCGTGATAAGTTCCGGAAATTGCTCTTCCAGCTGCGACAGTTCATGTTTCAGGCTATCAGCCGCCGCCTCGCTCATGATCGATTCGTCAAGCACATGATAATGATAGCGATAATCATTGATCAGATCTCGCAGTTTGACAATTCGTTGCTCGGCCGCCTGCCGGTCAAGCTGGCGCGCTGTCATCGGCGACGACCTTTCGGTAGAATAGATAAATGTAGCACGCCGAGGCAACAATCGAGAACGCCACCAACATCAACGCCACGAGCGGCACCAGCGGCAACCAGTTCAACGCCGGTATCACCGTTTTGAGTGCGCCATCAATCGTAATAACCGGAATAAGCACCGCCGCCCAAACCACGGCGAGCACCAGCAGCAGCCACATTAATCGCAGCAAGATCCGCATCCGCCGCCCTAGTACAACGTCTGAAGCCAGTCGCGCTGCTTCTAGTGGATACATCCCCGGTAGGGTAATAATTACCATAGCGAACAACGTACTCGTCAGCCAATATATCGACAAGGTGACGATTAATATGGTGGCGCCGGCCGCCAACATCAACACCACCGTCTGCTGCAACATGCCTGACGTGTCCGCCGCTCCGTAAATAATGACCGCTATCGCTGCTGGTAATAATTGAATGAGCGCGATAAACACTAGGACCGACAGGGCGATGACCGGCGCGCCCGCATTATACAACCCATCGCGAATCTTTGGACGCTTACCGACAATTACGCCGCGAACCAGCCAAATCGTCGTCAGCCATATATACAGCCCGATCAGCGCGCCAATAACCTGCTGCGACGATGCTACGCCACCCGTCGAACCACCGAGCTGATTGGTAACCACGCCAGTAAATAGCATCAACGTCGGCACAATAGTGCCCAGGGCGCCCCCCTGATTCGTTCCATTGATCGTATCCTTTAGCTGCTGATATGTGTCTTGTGAAATCAACCCCGACAGCAACACACCCAGCACCGCGTATATCGCCGTCAACCCAACGAATATCCGCCAGTGCTTTCGCATCAGTTGCCATGCTTGTTTGGTCAGCGCAAAGTAGCCTGGCAACTTGAGCGAACGACGATAGTCACGTCGCTTGGTCACTCGAAAACTACGGTGCGGCCGACGGCGGAGAAAGGCTTGGCGGCGCTGCGTTAGTCGCTGCCAAGCCTTATTAAGCCTCTCTTTTAACGATACTGTTTTCTTTGTCGCGGCGCGACTATCTGCTTTTGAAGTTGCTCGTTTACGCCGCGTGGTGTGTTGTTTTTTGGTTGACTTCGTCATGATTACATCTTCGTTGCATTACTTCGCAGGCGTGCGATTCGATCTTCTAGTGGCGGATGGGTGCTAAATAACTTTGAGAAAAAGCCAGGACGCAGCGGATTATTCATAAACAAGTTCGCTGTTGAGGTGCTCTGCTTGCGCATTGGCCGACCATAACTTTGTAACTTCTCCAGTGCCATCGCCAGCCCCTCCGAGTCGCGAGTCAATAATGCACCCGAAGCGTCCGCAAGATACTCGCGCTGGCGGCTGACTGCCAGTTGCGTAATCGTTGCTAAAATCGGTGCCAAGATTACTACTATAATACCCACGACGTAGACAATCGGGCTGGTATCCCCGTCATCATCATCGCCATATATCATCATCCGGAGTGCGATATCAGCAAGCAACCCAATGGCACTCACCAACCCAAAGGCAATCATACTAACGCGAATATCGTAATTACGCACATGGCTCATCTCGTGCGCCATCACCGCCTCGAGTTCGCGCTTGTCCATAACTTCTAGCAGCCCAGTAGTCGCACCGACGATAGCGTGCTTTGGATCGCGGCCGGTTGCAAAGGCATTTGGTGCCGGGTCGTCAATGATATAGACTTTTGGCATCGGCATGCCGGAAGCAATCGCGAGGTTTTCTACTACTCGCCACAGCTCCGGCGCATCCTTCTTTTCAATCTGCTGCGCACCGCTCATCGCCATGGCCAATTTACCAGCGATATAATATTGTAACCACGCATAAAGCAGCGCACAACCGACAATGATCAACGACAATGAATAGTTCCGTAGATACATACCGACCAGTACACCGATTACGCCGATAATCGCCACAAACACTGCCATGATCAGCACGGTGTTTCGCTTATTATGAGAAATTGCACTATACATGTAGTTATTATACCAAAAACCGCCCGCCGAAAATAGGCGAGCGGCTTAGTTCAGGCAAAGATTATCCTGCCTTAGAATTTCACCTCGACTGGATTCTCAACACTTGCTCGATCAGCAACCTCAAAGAACTCCTTGGCCTGGAAGCCGAACATGCCGGCAACCATGTTAGCCGGGAACCTTTGAATCCTTGTGTTCAGATCGCGAACGCCGCCATTATAAAAGCGACGCGATGCCTGAATCTTATCCTCAGTGTCAACCAGTTCTTGCTGTAGCTGCAAGAAATTCTCATTAGCCTTTAGTTCTGGATATGCCTCAGCGACAGCGAACAGGCTCTTTAGGGCGCCCTCTAACATATTCTCCGCCTGAGCCGTATCAGCCACGCCCTTGGCACCCATAATGGCCGATCGCGCTTCAGTGACTTTCTCAAACACTTCTTTCTCGTGCGTAGCGTAGCCCTTGACTGAGTTAACCAGGTTTGGAATCAAGTCAGTCCGGCGTTTGAGCTGGACAGTGATATCACTCCATGCTTCCTCGACGCGGTTACGCAGCGTCACCAGTCCGTTGTACGTACCGATCAAAAACGCCACGATCAGAACGATAACGACACCAACGATAATTAAGGTTATTATTACTGCATCCATGTTCTATTCTCCTTATGGTTAGTACCTTATACACATAATTATACCATACACACGGGTCGTATAGCAGCAAAATCATGCCAACTCATTGTTGACACGCAGCTCATCATAGTCGTATACTTATTCATATAAATCATATTTATATGAAAGAAAGGAATTATATGACAAAACCAAAGAGTAGACATGCTTGGACAGTCAAGGTTGGCGAACGCGGGCAAATTGTGATACCCAAAGAGGCACGAGATATTTTTAATATCAAGCCTGGCGATACACTTATCATGCTCGGCGACAAGCAGCAAGGGATTGCTATTCCGACTAAGAATAAAGTCATTGATACAATCACCGCCGTGCTCAATGATACGGAGATGAAATCATGAATGCAATCACTGCGACCAACTTAACAAAACGCTACGGTGACTTTGTCGCAGTCGACAGCCTTAATCTATCAATTGAAAAGGGTGAGTTATTTTCACTACTTGGTGTCAATGGTGCGGGTAAGACGACATTGATTAAAATGTTATCTTGCTTAAGCCAACCAACACAAGGTGATGCTATTTTACTCGGCAATAGTATTACCGAAAAACCTCAGGCAGTCAAACAGATGATCAACGTTTCACCGCAAGAAACTGCTGTAGCTGGTAATTTATCAGTCCGCGAGAATCTCGAACTGATCGCTGGACTCTACGGACAATCTGCTCATAACGCCAGTGAGAGCGCCTCGCGTATGGCAAGCCAATTCAAGCTCGAAACTGTCGAACATAAAAAAGCTAAGCATTTGTCTGGCGGCATGCAGCGACGCCTGTCGATCGCCATGGCACTCATCTCAAATCCAAAAATATTATTCATTGACGAACCAACGCTAGGTCTTGATATTTTTTCGCGCCGTGAGTTATGGGAGGCGATCCAGTTGCTCAAAGGTACAGTGACGACGCTGCTCACAACTCACTATCTCGAGGAAATTGAAGCATTGTCTGATCGTGTCGGCGTTATGGCGCGCGGCAAGCTCGTGGCAATCGGTACAGTAGCAGAACTGCAAAAACAAACTAATACACGCACCCTTGAGGATGCGTTTGTCGCACTTGTAGGAGATATTCGATGAGAGCTTTACTATTTGCTAAACGCTGTACAAAAGAAGTTGTACGCGATCCGATCAATCTATTCTTTGGATTAGTCTTTCCACTCGTTTTGCTTGGACTGCTCTCTATTATAGATGCCAGCATTCCCGCCGAAGCCAATAACACTATGTTTGCCATCAGAAATTTGGCACCAGGTATCGCAATGTTCGGTACGGCATTCCTAGCACTATTCTCAGGTATGCTCCTAGCAAAAGACCGAACTTCATCATTCCTGATGCGTCTGTTTACCTCGCCTATGACAGCCCGAGATTTTATCATTGGATACACAATTCCGATGATTATCATTGCTACCATGCAGGCAGTGATTACCCTCGTTATCGCCTGCTGTATCGGGCTCGACTTTTCAGTGCATATTATTGGGGCAATCGTTATTACAACGGTAACGTCGCTTCTATTTGTTGGATGTGGGTTATTCTTCGGCAGTCTCATTAACGAGCGAGCAGTTGGCGGTATATGTGGCGCCCTGCTCACCAATGTCGCTGGCTGGCTGTCGGGCGTATTTGTCCCGGTTGATCTCATCGGCGGTGGCTTTAAAATGGTTGCGGAAGCACTGCCATTTTACCACAGTGTTGCCGCCATTAAAGGCAGCATTGAGGGGAATTGGCAAGTCATCACACCACATCTACTGATTGTTTTGTGTTATACCACCGTTATCTTTACACTCGCCATCTATATCTTTCGGCGAAAGATGACCGGACGAAACACCTAATTTATCTGGATCTGGCACCCTAGAATTCAACTATCCATAACGAAAGCCGCCCTTTATCGGCGGCTTTTGTAACAATTGTGGTGCGCGAGGCGGGAATCGAACCCGCACGACTTTTGGTCAAGGGATTTTAAGTCCCTCGCGTCTACCAATTCCGCCACTCGCGCCTATCCGTAGTATACTATATTTATGCGGCAAATTGTACACATCCACGGCGGCAATACGTTCAATAGTTATGCGCAATATCTTGAGACACTCAAAAATGACTCCATTCGGTACGAGCGACTGCTCTACACACCAACATGGCGTAAATGGTTGGCCCAAGAAATAGATGATGCCGACGTCTTGCTACCCAGTATGCCAAACAAACAAAATGCCCAATATGAAGAATGGAAAATCTACTTTAAGAAGATATTACCACTCCTGTGCGATGACGTTCATTTTGTCGGCAGTAGTCTCGGGGCAGTATTTTTAGCAAAGTACCTACACGAGAATCCTCTTAGTGTGCCAGTAAGCCAGCTGATTTTAGTCGCTGGTCCGTATGACGACGAGACTAATGAGGACTTGGGTAATTTTAGGTTAAATAGTACCACAGGACTTGAACAGTCCGCCAAGGAAATCCACCTGTTTCACAGCACAGATGACCCCGTTGTACCATTTTCTGAACTTGCTAAATTTCAGCACGATTTACCGACCGCCAAGACGCATATTTTTGAAGACCGCAATCACTTTTTCCAACCAACTTTTCCAGAGTTGAAAGAATTGTTAGAGAAAAAATAGAAAGGATATTATGTTTGGATTATTTAAGAAGAAACCTAAAGCCATCAACGATAAAATATTGAAAGATAATCTTATTGTCTCGCTACGAGAGCAACTAGAAAGTATGAATGAGTCAGATCGTATAACTATTGGTGGTCAAGAAATGTTCGAGTTTCTTATGCAACCGCACAAAGACGATACAGAGCCGCGCCTTCCTATCCAAATATTTCTTTGCGTCTCCAGTATGCTCGCCGGTTATGCGACACAAATAGCAGCCCGTGCAGAAAGTCCTGAAAATATCCTTGAGATTGGCATGGAAGATGGTCAAAAATTCTACTTGGGCGATAAGATATTACAAAAGGTATTCTTAGAAACATATTCTCCTTGGTCATTTGTTGGTGGCGGCATGGAACAAATCGGTAAAGTTAAAGTATTCAAAGCATTTGATATTCAAGAATGTGTTGGTCATAGTGCTCAAGTTATGGGTAGTGATGACTTCTATAACATTAGGGTTCCTAAGAATCATCAACCAGACGTACTAGCGCCCAAAGA
Coding sequences:
- a CDS encoding protease, with amino-acid sequence MYSAISHNKRNTVLIMAVFVAIIGVIGVLVGMYLRNYSLSLIIVGCALLYAWLQYYIAGKLAMAMSGAQQIEKKDAPELWRVVENLAIASGMPMPKVYIIDDPAPNAFATGRDPKHAIVGATTGLLEVMDKRELEAVMAHEMSHVRNYDIRVSMIAFGLVSAIGLLADIALRMMIYGDDDDGDTSPIVYVVGIIVVILAPILATITQLAVSRQREYLADASGALLTRDSEGLAMALEKLQSYGRPMRKQSTSTANLFMNNPLRPGFFSKLFSTHPPLEDRIARLRSNATKM
- a CDS encoding ABC transporter permease encodes the protein MRALLFAKRCTKEVVRDPINLFFGLVFPLVLLGLLSIIDASIPAEANNTMFAIRNLAPGIAMFGTAFLALFSGMLLAKDRTSSFLMRLFTSPMTARDFIIGYTIPMIIIATMQAVITLVIACCIGLDFSVHIIGAIVITTVTSLLFVGCGLFFGSLINERAVGGICGALLTNVAGWLSGVFVPVDLIGGGFKMVAEALPFYHSVAAIKGSIEGNWQVITPHLLIVLCYTTVIFTLAIYIFRRKMTGRNT
- a CDS encoding LemA family protein, whose product is MDAVIITLIIVGVVIVLIVAFLIGTYNGLVTLRNRVEEAWSDITVQLKRRTDLIPNLVNSVKGYATHEKEVFEKVTEARSAIMGAKGVADTAQAENMLEGALKSLFAVAEAYPELKANENFLQLQQELVDTEDKIQASRRFYNGGVRDLNTRIQRFPANMVAGMFGFQAKEFFEVADRASVENPVEVKF
- a CDS encoding AbrB/MazE/SpoVT family DNA-binding domain-containing protein codes for the protein MTKPKSRHAWTVKVGERGQIVIPKEARDIFNIKPGDTLIMLGDKQQGIAIPTKNKVIDTITAVLNDTEMKS
- a CDS encoding non-canonical purine NTP pyrophosphatase gives rise to the protein MKVVTFITSNQHKADALARVLGLPLTHQVVDLMEIQSTSLEEIVEHKVRQAYVVAKCPVLVEDVALEFTALGGLPGPFIKFFVEAPNGLENLCRILDSFDDRSAVAACVFGYCDGQRIKLFRAELHGAISEHPIGDGGFGWDKIFCPDGYEGKTRAELTPDEDAGTFKPIAAVRQFLTTLE
- the ligA gene encoding NAD-dependent DNA ligase LigA; this translates as MTARQLDRQAAEQRIVKLRDLINDYRYHYHVLDESIMSEAAADSLKHELSQLEEQFPELITPDSPTQRVAGKALSKFTKVQHQTRMISLQDVFDRAEVAAWIERMHKVRSDITEEFLCDIKMDGLACALIYEDGVLTRAVTRGDGLVGEDVTMNVRTIQNVPLTLRANQRFAHFLRGRTEIRGEIVMHKADFAALNQRRRAAGQPEFANPRNLAAGTIRQLDPKLVAERPLNFVGYDIIRDNLEDTPTIAFGYQMMNELGITTSRQTQIVYGLDEVMSYVDHLDEVRQSLQFNTDGAVIKLNDRRQFAELGIVGKTPRAAVAYKFAAEEATTIVRDIVISIGRTGAATPVAVFDPVVVAGTTVQHASLHNADEIARLDVRRGDTVVIFKAGDIIPQVESVLKELRPADSKPIDYSAELSRQYPELEFIRPAGEAVYRVKGLSGPLILKRSLAHFASKGALDIDTLGEKNVEALVEAGLVNDLADIYRLTKDDLLQLERFAEISAQKLIDAIAAKKQPALERFLFGLGIRHVGAQTAIDLTNHFESVEKLSQATIDELREVDGVGEIVAESIVAWFADEDNVMLLKKFADLGVAPQFSQKSDRLAGQSFVITGTLQSMGRDVAAEKIRDLGGTFQTAVAKDTTYLVAGGKVGASKLKKAEQYGTKIIDEQTLLEIIQ
- a CDS encoding ABC transporter ATP-binding protein, giving the protein MNAITATNLTKRYGDFVAVDSLNLSIEKGELFSLLGVNGAGKTTLIKMLSCLSQPTQGDAILLGNSITEKPQAVKQMINVSPQETAVAGNLSVRENLELIAGLYGQSAHNASESASRMASQFKLETVEHKKAKHLSGGMQRRLSIAMALISNPKILFIDEPTLGLDIFSRRELWEAIQLLKGTVTTLLTTHYLEEIEALSDRVGVMARGKLVAIGTVAELQKQTNTRTLEDAFVALVGDIR
- a CDS encoding DUF1653 domain-containing protein; the protein is MGVSKGTYRHGKSGKLYEVIGLALETETAELLVIYRPLYENEYELFARPASMFTETIVLDGKSVPRFQKITSKTRV